In the genome of Methanopyrus kandleri AV19, one region contains:
- a CDS encoding H(2)-dependent methylenetetrahydromethanopterin dehydrogenase-related protein, protein MHYELPLGGAHLAYRAAEAGHDVVLCDPSFDISEESMERLESAGVELVTDDTAGVEHGEIQILFTPFGHTVKIARELLDDVREGAVLCTTCTCPPIALYHGLEGELRTKREDVGVSSFHPAGIPGAETQDLILVADARSEESGIELASEEQVERCVNLAEDMGYDVYVLDPELISSIGDMSVVLTVRIVQAICNYFSVARICGAPIEMIEEQVEEVLSTMAYLVGRYGLDAFDRMDGKLLLRSLRNMALTEDVERVVDFFERCYVDLLSGDRESMRELSSMMVPPDKLVDRVREIVGEAPVQYARRRFFEERRWGS, encoded by the coding sequence GTGCACTACGAACTACCCCTGGGTGGGGCACACCTGGCGTATCGGGCGGCGGAGGCCGGACATGACGTAGTCCTGTGCGACCCCTCGTTCGACATCTCCGAGGAGTCGATGGAGCGGTTGGAGTCGGCCGGTGTGGAACTCGTGACGGACGATACCGCAGGTGTGGAGCACGGTGAGATCCAGATACTGTTCACGCCGTTCGGTCATACGGTGAAGATCGCCCGAGAGTTGCTCGACGACGTCCGTGAGGGGGCCGTTCTCTGCACGACGTGCACGTGCCCACCGATCGCCCTGTACCACGGCCTGGAGGGGGAGCTTCGCACGAAAAGGGAGGACGTCGGTGTCTCCTCCTTCCACCCGGCCGGGATCCCGGGGGCGGAGACACAGGACCTGATCCTGGTGGCGGACGCGCGGTCCGAGGAGTCGGGGATCGAGCTGGCGTCGGAGGAACAGGTCGAGCGGTGCGTAAACCTCGCGGAGGACATGGGGTACGACGTTTACGTCCTGGATCCCGAGCTTATCTCATCCATCGGTGACATGTCCGTCGTCCTTACCGTGCGTATAGTCCAGGCGATCTGTAACTACTTCTCGGTAGCGAGGATCTGCGGTGCACCCATCGAGATGATCGAGGAACAGGTGGAAGAGGTGCTGTCGACCATGGCGTACCTAGTCGGGAGGTACGGGCTGGACGCGTTCGATCGGATGGATGGGAAGCTGCTGCTGAGGTCGCTGCGGAACATGGCGCTCACGGAGGACGTCGAGCGGGTCGTGGACTTCTTCGAGCGGTGCTACGTGGACTTGCTGAGCGGTGACCGGGAGAGCATGCGAGAACTGAGCTCCATGATGGTGCCTCCGGACAAGCTGGTGGACCGCGTCCGGGAGATCGTGGGAGAGGCGCCGGTCCAGTACGCCCGGCGGAGGTTCTTCGAGGAGCGGCGATGGGGCTCGTGA
- a CDS encoding Mcm2-like OB fold-containing protein produces MGTTPRATTYDPDARIGEVASRFGLPTRVLIEIVRTESFQRSLRRVTSGKPVVLDLRELDSDLASWIATHARLVEPALRELVRTVAPDVEPRVRFRGLPHRFRRVERIRPMDGALISIEGVVREVRGAERLEHAIVDTGSELVAVRLHGHRLGPGLRVEILGIVRSATLDALEVHKKDPIPEVHPDPAELEEFRELADKDPLTTFARAIAPLPGAEEVGKMLALQLFSCVGKNSERLHVLLAGYPVVCSEILHHVLDHLAPRGVYVDLRRTELTDLTAVLKEDRGWALRAGAAVLADGGILAVDHLEGAPEPHRWALMEAMDKGTVTVDGIALNARCAVLAAINPGEQWPSDPPIARIDLDQDFLSHFDLIAFLGVDPRPGEPEEQDTEVPSYTLLRRYLLYAIREHPKPELTEEARKRLEHWYETRREEVEERLGMGLPTLPVTRRQLESVERLAKAHARMRLSDDVEPEDVDIAAELVDWYLETAMQIPGGDEIRISSLKP; encoded by the coding sequence TTGGGCACCACACCCCGAGCCACGACCTATGATCCGGACGCTAGGATTGGGGAAGTCGCGAGTAGGTTCGGCCTCCCTACCCGGGTTCTAATCGAAATAGTTCGAACCGAGTCGTTCCAGCGCTCGCTGAGGCGCGTCACCTCCGGTAAGCCGGTAGTGTTAGACCTCCGCGAGCTGGACTCCGATCTAGCATCCTGGATTGCGACCCATGCCAGGCTGGTCGAACCGGCGCTCCGCGAGCTCGTCAGAACGGTGGCCCCGGATGTCGAACCACGCGTGAGGTTCCGAGGTCTCCCCCATCGGTTCCGGAGGGTAGAGAGAATACGGCCCATGGACGGAGCCCTCATCTCGATCGAGGGGGTAGTCCGCGAGGTCCGAGGTGCCGAGAGGTTGGAACATGCGATCGTCGACACGGGCTCGGAGCTGGTGGCCGTGCGGCTCCACGGCCACCGCCTCGGACCCGGACTCCGGGTCGAGATCCTCGGGATAGTTCGATCGGCGACGTTGGACGCGCTGGAAGTTCACAAGAAGGACCCCATCCCGGAGGTACACCCCGACCCCGCGGAGCTGGAGGAGTTCCGCGAGCTCGCGGATAAAGACCCGCTAACGACGTTCGCCCGTGCGATCGCCCCGCTTCCAGGGGCCGAGGAAGTCGGTAAGATGCTCGCCCTCCAGCTCTTCTCATGCGTCGGAAAGAACAGCGAGCGTCTGCACGTACTGCTCGCGGGTTACCCGGTCGTGTGCTCCGAGATCCTACACCACGTTCTGGATCACCTCGCACCCCGGGGTGTGTACGTAGACCTCCGACGCACGGAGCTCACGGACCTGACCGCGGTCCTGAAGGAGGACAGGGGTTGGGCCCTTAGAGCCGGTGCGGCCGTGCTCGCGGACGGCGGTATCCTAGCGGTGGACCACCTCGAAGGGGCCCCGGAGCCCCATCGGTGGGCCCTCATGGAGGCCATGGACAAGGGTACGGTAACCGTCGACGGGATCGCGCTGAACGCCCGATGCGCCGTCCTAGCCGCCATCAACCCTGGTGAGCAGTGGCCGAGTGATCCTCCGATCGCCCGGATCGACCTGGACCAGGACTTCCTCTCCCACTTCGACCTCATCGCCTTCCTCGGGGTCGATCCACGACCCGGGGAGCCGGAGGAGCAAGACACCGAAGTACCGAGCTACACGCTGCTCCGGAGGTATCTCCTCTACGCGATCCGCGAGCATCCGAAGCCCGAGCTCACAGAGGAAGCGAGGAAGCGCTTAGAGCACTGGTACGAGACCCGACGCGAGGAAGTCGAGGAGCGCCTCGGGATGGGTCTCCCGACGCTCCCCGTGACTAGGAGACAGCTCGAGTCCGTAGAAAGACTCGCGAAGGCTCACGCTCGCATGCGTCTCTCCGACGATGTCGAGCCCGAAGACGTGGACATTGCGGCCGAGCTCGTGGATTGGTATCTCGAGACTGCTATGCAGATACCGGGAGGGGATGAGATCAGGATCTCGTCGCTCAAACCCTGA
- a CDS encoding 2TM domain-containing protein — MSSETSELDEYRETFRELYYEEALKGFRAHLTIYLIGCVAMVVMNLTLTPRVIWVIWPVLGWGAGVYCHYLGVRRAERNIRRLEEEALRRVQGP, encoded by the coding sequence GTGTCCTCCGAAACATCCGAGCTCGACGAGTACCGCGAGACGTTCCGTGAGCTGTACTACGAAGAGGCACTCAAAGGGTTCCGCGCGCACTTGACTATCTACTTGATCGGCTGCGTGGCCATGGTGGTGATGAACCTGACCCTGACACCGCGGGTCATCTGGGTGATCTGGCCGGTGCTCGGTTGGGGAGCCGGAGTCTACTGCCATTATCTGGGCGTACGGAGGGCTGAGCGCAACATCCGACGGTTGGAGGAAGAAGCGCTGCGGCGGGTTCAGGGGCCTTAG
- a CDS encoding endo alpha-1,4 polygalactosaminidase encodes MSVGPAHSFEPVHTEPPGECTSLKPLLTIFLAFTVIDHGVPLATYWQDVNLRVILEKRPRTLVVDPYCGPGDRPWTEDELRTLREHGVKPVAYLSLATVGEHQRDLYRLTRSKRLLGRPDPEWPGDHAVRFWERAWLDALRAKLKELRDLGYEGVFIDVVDPWSRDWYVEWFHRETGGDVDELKGRSYRALEELLRTARDLGLRVYVNAGTPSSTGGSPSSRTATGSGWSSRTWSRTRRGGPRPGTSSRRS; translated from the coding sequence GTGTCCGTCGGACCCGCACACAGCTTCGAACCCGTCCACACGGAACCGCCGGGGGAATGCACCTCGCTGAAGCCGCTCCTGACGATCTTCTTGGCCTTTACAGTGATCGATCACGGCGTGCCGCTCGCGACGTACTGGCAGGACGTCAACCTTCGGGTGATCCTCGAGAAGCGTCCGCGCACGCTCGTCGTCGATCCCTACTGCGGTCCCGGTGACCGGCCCTGGACCGAGGACGAGCTCCGGACCCTGCGTGAGCACGGCGTAAAGCCCGTCGCGTACCTATCGCTCGCCACGGTCGGCGAGCACCAGAGGGACCTGTACCGTCTGACGCGGAGCAAAAGGCTCCTGGGACGCCCCGATCCGGAGTGGCCAGGTGACCACGCCGTCCGGTTCTGGGAGCGCGCCTGGCTCGACGCCCTCCGCGCTAAGCTCAAGGAGTTACGGGACCTCGGCTACGAGGGCGTGTTCATCGACGTCGTGGATCCCTGGTCGCGGGACTGGTACGTCGAGTGGTTCCACCGTGAAACCGGCGGGGACGTCGACGAGCTGAAGGGTCGGTCCTACCGGGCGCTGGAGGAGCTCCTCCGGACGGCGCGAGACCTCGGCCTGAGAGTCTACGTGAACGCCGGGACGCCGTCTTCGACCGGAGGCTCGCCGAGCTCAAGGACCGCTACGGGTTCGGGGTGGTCGTCGAGAACGTGGTCGCGGACGAGGAGGGGAGGCCCACGCCCGGGAACGTCTTCGAGGCGAAGCTGA
- a CDS encoding HEPN domain-containing protein codes for MSDEVPSRRVEELVEETLERGGLSWEDPVNVSPATPSSSPYADRVWTCTRSSRTVTSRLTRFTGVSMTRAIRVLRLAKEALDLADRLDGARLKLLLSAESVRQALIYLAYLKGRLTGGPHADVVKILKGIEKASDVPEELRECILRVARREDVRLGEIEAHRGIAESNVRDAEKVLKVVEELS; via the coding sequence GTGAGCGACGAGGTACCGAGCCGCAGGGTGGAGGAACTCGTCGAGGAGACCCTGGAGAGGGGCGGCCTCTCCTGGGAGGACCCGGTGAACGTCTCCCCGGCGACCCCGAGTTCGAGTCCCTACGCAGACCGTGTATGGACGTGTACGCGATCGTCAAGGACGGTAACGTCGAGGTTAACGAGGTTCACGGGAGTCTCGATGACCCGCGCCATTCGGGTCCTGAGACTGGCCAAGGAGGCCTTGGATCTGGCCGATAGGCTGGACGGCGCGCGGCTCAAGCTGCTCCTATCGGCCGAATCCGTCCGCCAGGCCTTGATCTACCTGGCTTACCTCAAGGGCAGGCTAACGGGTGGACCGCACGCGGACGTCGTGAAGATCCTGAAGGGGATAGAGAAGGCGTCGGACGTACCCGAGGAGCTCAGGGAGTGCATACTTCGCGTCGCACGCCGGGAGGACGTCCGCCTCGGGGAGATCGAGGCCCACCGCGGGATCGCCGAGAGCAACGTCAGGGACGCGGAGAAGGTGCTCAAGGTCGTCGAAGAGCTGAGCTAG
- a CDS encoding MFS transporter, with product MIAHVVGIACAVSLTSVLPILPLYVVDAGYPRSFVGVMNLVHNVTQLLARPVGGALTDAYGPRRLAPLGALGYALSDLLVLVPHPGTLLASRVSLGLGMGALWPPLLSTVADSGRSLGVFNAVTQLPMVLAPPLGGYLYRSVGPWAFAVLALPALLAVPLAGSLPDVRTSREKVSPLEVLKRSLEVDRELFRASLPAFATAAVQPTIESFVPLLLKKLGADPAQIGLVLAIRNAVAVTLQAPCGWLADRYSPTVLAALGCVLAALGVLVLPFVESVPVAVVLLCVGGVGYSLAQPSSLKLVAEVSGERRGLGMGWWGSIMSLGRLTGSLPGLLADVSLSAVFYISGAIPLASVLPLLRRPR from the coding sequence GGCGTCATGAACCTCGTACACAACGTGACGCAGCTCCTAGCCAGGCCCGTCGGAGGGGCCCTGACGGACGCGTACGGTCCCAGGAGGCTCGCGCCGCTCGGGGCCCTAGGGTACGCGCTGTCCGACCTGCTGGTTCTCGTCCCGCACCCCGGGACGCTGCTGGCCAGCCGAGTTTCCCTGGGTCTCGGTATGGGCGCGCTCTGGCCGCCGCTCCTGTCCACCGTCGCGGACAGCGGTCGCTCCCTGGGCGTCTTCAACGCGGTCACCCAGCTTCCGATGGTCCTGGCTCCGCCCCTGGGGGGCTACCTCTACCGGAGCGTCGGACCCTGGGCCTTCGCCGTCCTCGCGTTACCGGCACTGCTCGCCGTACCGCTGGCGGGATCGCTCCCGGACGTCCGGACGTCCCGGGAGAAGGTCTCACCCCTCGAGGTGTTGAAGAGATCGCTAGAGGTCGACCGGGAGCTCTTCCGGGCCTCGCTCCCCGCGTTCGCCACCGCGGCCGTGCAACCAACGATCGAGTCGTTCGTCCCGCTGCTGCTGAAGAAGCTCGGCGCGGACCCGGCACAGATCGGACTGGTACTCGCGATCCGCAACGCCGTGGCGGTGACCCTGCAGGCGCCGTGCGGGTGGCTGGCCGACCGGTACAGCCCGACCGTCCTGGCCGCGCTGGGGTGCGTGCTCGCCGCCCTGGGCGTGCTGGTGCTGCCCTTCGTGGAGAGCGTACCCGTCGCCGTGGTCCTGCTGTGCGTGGGAGGGGTCGGGTACTCGCTGGCCCAACCGTCATCGCTCAAGCTGGTGGCGGAGGTCTCCGGGGAGAGACGCGGCCTCGGGATGGGATGGTGGGGCTCGATCATGTCCCTCGGGAGGCTCACCGGGTCCCTGCCCGGGCTGCTGGCGGACGTCTCGCTCAGCGCCGTGTTCTACATCTCCGGTGCGATCCCACTGGCGAGCGTCCTCCCGCTGCTCCGACGCCCTCGATGA